A region from the Drosophila bipectinata strain 14024-0381.07 chromosome 3R, DbipHiC1v2, whole genome shotgun sequence genome encodes:
- the E(spl)malpha-BFM gene encoding enhancer of split malpha protein: MCQQVVVVANNNTNNKMKTNYSIKQVLKTLFKKQQKQLHQKPQGSLESLESVDNLRNAQVEEAYYAEIDENAANEKLAQMEHSIEEEEEDVYVPVRFARTEAGTFFWTTNLQPVASVEPAMCYSMQFQDRWIQA, from the coding sequence ATGTGCCAACAAGTAGTCGTCGttgccaacaacaacaccaacaacaagatGAAGACCAACTACAGCATCAAGCAGGTCCTCAAGACCCTCTTCAagaagcagcagaagcagctcCACCAGAAGCCCCAGGGCTCTCTGGAGTCTCTGGAATCCGTTGACAATCTTCGCAACGCCCAAGTCGAGGAGGCCTACTACGCCGAGATCGACGAGAACGCCGCCAATGAGAAGCTGGCTCAGATGGAGCACTccatcgaggaggaggaggaggacgtcTATGTCCCAGTTCGCTTCGCTCGCACCGAGGCCGGCACCTTCTTCTGGACCACCAACCTGCAGCCAGTTGCCAGCGTCGAGCCTGCCATGTGCTACTCCATGCAGTTCCAGGATCGTTGGATTCAGGCTTAA